One Peromyscus leucopus breed LL Stock chromosome 4, UCI_PerLeu_2.1, whole genome shotgun sequence genomic region harbors:
- the Prg2 gene encoding LOW QUALITY PROTEIN: bone marrow proteoglycan (The sequence of the model RefSeq protein was modified relative to this genomic sequence to represent the inferred CDS: deleted 2 bases in 1 codon) — MKFPLLLALLVGGASALHLRSDASDFESPLRDENLPRDVGMSRPEVEECPPGELIPLEEEEGSGSENTPGDEGAVSGQDVSDEDLQCPKEEDTVRLMGDSGCKTCRYLLVRSPHQFDNAQAVCRRCYRGSLASIHSFRVNFYIQCSVRGLNQGQVWIGGRISGWGRCKRFGWVDGSSWNFAFWAAGQPGRGGGRCVTLCTQGGHWRRSVCAKRRPFICSY; from the exons ATGAAATTCCCTCTGCTTCTGGCTCTTCTAGTCGGAGGAGCGTCTGCTCTTCATCTGA GGTCTGACGCTTCCGACTTCGAAAGCCCATTGAGAGATGAGAACTTGCCTAGGGATGTGGGGATGTCAAGACCGGAAGTAGAAGAGTGTCCTCCTGGGGAG CTAATacctctggaggaagaggaaggttctGGAAGTGAAAATACTCCTGGGGATGAGGGAGCTGTCTCAGGCCAGGATGTGTCCGATGAGGACCTCCAGTGCCCTAAGGAAGAGGACACAGTGAGACTGATGGGTGACTCCGGATGTAAGACCTGTCGATACCTCCTGGTGAGGAGTCCTCACCAGTTTGACAACGCTCAA GCGGTTTGCCGGCGCTGCTACCGGGGCAGCCTCGCCTCCatccacagcttcagagttaactTTTATATCCAGTGCTCTGTCAGGGGACTCAACCAAGGTCAAGTCTGGATTGGAGGCAGGATCTCGGGCTGG GGTCGCTGCAAACGCTTTGGATGGGTTGATGGAAGCTCTTGGAACTTTGCATTTTGGGCTGCTGGCCAGCCTGGCCGTGGTGGTGGCAGATGCGTGACCCTGTGTACTCAAG GAGGCCACTGGCGTCGATCTGTCTGTGCCAAGAGACGTCCCTTCATCTGTTCGTATTGA